The nucleotide sequence CATCCCACCTTCAACTTACATTAAAGGTTTAAGTACAATAAATttacaaaatcaatttatttaatatcaattttaaaaaatcaattcaaaaatatttttaaccacAACCAAACTCAAACACAGACTCCAGTAAACTCCAGCAGTAATCTTCAAACATAAGAGTATGCACAAACAACAAACTTTGGTCAATGGTCCTTGTAACAAAGTAATGGTCCTTTCAAGAAAAGTGTGAATGAGACAAGAGAACTATGCAAAAAGTACTTCAATGTTTATCTACTTGTATCAACTATATGCAATTCTATGAACATTAATGTAATGAAAACAATCATACTATGTTAAGAAAAGGAAATTACATATCACTCTACCCTTTCATTCACCTCCATCTCAGATGATTTGCAGAGGTATCAGTATCACAATTCATGATATTACTaggtttaaatgaataaatacaaTCTACCTCTATGAAGCATTGACACAACATCTATAGTTGATATTTGATACCGTGACatcggtaataatttgaaaagtAAAATATTTGAGCTTGATATTTGATACTGTGACatcggtaataatttgaaaagtAAAATATTTGAACGTAACTGCAAACTGTTGGTGTGGTGTCAGTATCAAACGAACACAAGACACGACTTCAATCTAAAGAGACGGTGCTACATTGCAATCTACATATCACATGGGCAAAATGGGATTGATCACCTATCTATACAGACCCCAGTAATTTCTCCTATGGTAATATTCTCTTCACGTCGCGCTCGTGTTCAGCAACTTTAGCTTTGTTGTAAACAGACTCAAAAGCCTCCATGCACACACTTGAAAACCCTACAATCCCTTGAAAAACTTGAGGACAACCCATTTGCAAGTTATTCAGTGTCATTGCCCTTGTAACACTCACAGCCTTTTCGTGTTTCGATTTCTCTTCTTCAGCCTTCGCTCTCATAGATTCCACCTTAGCTCGCTTCTCCGCGACCGGGTCCTTTGTTCTTCTCACAGAACCAGACCGCTCCGACATGGAGTAAGGACCATACTTGCACTCCAAGGATCTAAGCTGAACCACCTTCTTCTCAAACTCTTTGAACGCGTAATCCGATTTCTTCTTTTGTTTATGCTCCTCCGTCTGTTGAACTACAATCGCGTGAATAACTGTCAACAAGCTTTTTATTCCTTCGGACGCTACCTTGTCAGGTATATGCTCAACGGCAAGGTGCCATTGTTCGCAGAGAGTGTATATCTTTGACTCCTCCGTTGTTCTACTAAGATGGTTTCGGCTAAACTGGTAAAGGCTGAGCCTTAGCCAACCCGAGAGAGATTCAATATAGTCCCGGTGAGCTTTAAAGAGGTTGCAAAAGGACTGGTGCCATTGTTGTACTTCAAGCTCCAGTTGAAGTGTCGACTGCCTATGAATTTCAGATGTAGGGTTATTCGATGGTATGGTATTAAGGTATTCCAGTTGCTGAACTATGTGCATCTGGACTTGATGACACTCATACATGCTTCTCCACATACACATCAACCTGCCAACACAAGAAGCACGAAATGCATAtcaactactatattttaaaaccGATATTTTAAAATACTCGTGATTTGCTATGCATGCGCATGTAATATCAACTACTCATTTATTCGGTGTCAACTGGTATTACTTATGTGAGCCggatcataataaaacaatattttattagTGCTACACATTCTGTTACAAAATCAGAAGTGACAATAATTTAATTCAGGTCAATAAGTCAGTAAAATGAACACAgaagaatataaataaaaaattttaacatttgacATAGGTCAAATTATTTGTCCCCAATAAGGTACCACTAACCTGAGTCTAAACAGTGTATATTGTACTAGTGAGTTGCCAAAGTTATGGAAAAAAAAGTATCTCTTGATTTATGAGCAGAAAACAGACAGAAAAGAACCATCATGCAGGTAACATCCCATCTATTGTTGCAAAAAATCACTTATAAATTCCATTGGGAAAATATATGGTACAAAGCAACAAAAAATGGTTAGTTTTAGAGACCCTTCATCTCACTTGTTCAGAAAACGAGATTTTGGTCGTACAGATTGTACTTATCAAGATAAGGTTTGTCTTCCCCAAAAACAAGTGACAAACACAATTCAATCCAGCAAAAACTatcaaatagttttaaaaaaacttaGAACAATTGTTTTCTACTGTTACTAATAATACTATGCTATGCATGCACTCTGAACCAATTTGTAGTACTTGATTCTCTCACTCTACTGCTACATACAGCAAACAGCTGTCACTCCCCCAAGCAAGCAAACACAAGGGATAAAATTCGGTCTCTAACTTCACGCTTTCGCTAAGTTAGCACGTCGGTGGATGTTAGATCGAGATTATACGGTCTAAATTTCAATCTCAATGTCATCGTTGTGCTAACCGCGTGAATTTGTAACTTGAGTAAAGGCGTCTCAAGACTCGGTTGCTAGTTTTTTTCATATCTTTTTGAGGGCTCACTAGAATCAGGGAAAGCCTCAAGACTCGCATACCGAGATACTTACATATTATTCATGTTGCTAGTTTTTAACCGATGATATATGCTATTGTTTTCTACTTTGCAAAGTTATGTATGAAATTGAAAAATGAAGTAGAGAATATGAGAAGACTAACCCTTTGACAAGCTCAATGAGTTGAGGGTAAAGCTCTATCTCCCGTAATTTGATGATTTCGGCCGATGTACTATCAATGGCTTGAGTAGAAACCATTATTTGTGATTCTAATTTCTCCACTTCTTTCTTTGCCTTTTCGGTTCTTATATAGTCCGCACTTCTCATCTCTAACTTCCTTACCATTGCCACCTTCTTCTCATGCTCCATCTTTATTAATTTAGCATTCTTAAACCAACCAAACAATATCAAATGAGTAAAGAAACATTGTTTAAAAAGTCGCGAATTGAATTTCTTAAaagtttaaaaattgtttttttattcattACAAAACTTCTACTTTcctccttaacatgtgccctaaggttTGTGCCTTTATGGCACAAGTTAACAAGACCCAAGAAACTATTGTGGAAGTTATCAAATCACTTAATGAATGTAATAGTAAAAGGGTTAGATTTCTTCTTTAATCATCAAACCAACCTTACTTTGGAGACTGGAAAAAGATGAGGGAAAATAAAGTTACATGACTACTAATGGAAAACCATAGTCATCTACAAAATGTTGATTGCAAAGAACAGAATTTCTTCACTAGACCCACATCATGTTTATGGCCACAAAAGACaaatcttcttcaacctt is from Vicia villosa cultivar HV-30 ecotype Madison, WI unplaced genomic scaffold, Vvil1.0 ctg.000809F_1_1_3, whole genome shotgun sequence and encodes:
- the LOC131631318 gene encoding protein ALTERED PHOSPHATE STARVATION RESPONSE 1, with protein sequence MGCCYSRLEREETVTHCKSRKRYMKNLVQARHAFSAAHVMYIRSLRSTGSALFHFANAEKTTHLTHHLPPEPQPILPPPPPRAPSPMPPPPPPMSPSLSSYTWTSGTGSSPLPPPPPPPPPPPPVMSSGWDFWDPFMQQQQQPPPASSRSATEEEWEATTTTGSEVVVMAGGAAASMATPSSGVVGFSKETPSELAMVVSRNSKDLVEVIKELDDYFLKAADAGSHVSFLLQVPTSGFSDYSKASKMYGNGWSLSPSMWASWGSSSPKLNGFGKLTQEVSVGSFRANNGVGSGGHSSTVERLYAWEKKLYQEVKNAKLIKMEHEKKVAMVRKLEMRSADYIRTEKAKKEVEKLESQIMVSTQAIDSTSAEIIKLREIELYPQLIELVKGLMCMWRSMYECHQVQMHIVQQLEYLNTIPSNNPTSEIHRQSTLQLELEVQQWHQSFCNLFKAHRDYIESLSGWLRLSLYQFSRNHLSRTTEESKIYTLCEQWHLAVEHIPDKVASEGIKSLLTVIHAIVVQQTEEHKQKKKSDYAFKEFEKKVVQLRSLECKYGPYSMSERSGSVRRTKDPVAEKRAKVESMRAKAEEEKSKHEKAVSVTRAMTLNNLQMGCPQVFQGIVGFSSVCMEAFESVYNKAKVAEHERDVKRILP